A portion of the Marinobacter alexandrii genome contains these proteins:
- a CDS encoding nuclear transport factor 2 family protein, which translates to MKKDLLFTLFICVGFISTVAQNTTETAAKYLDMYTSMKFDEIGEFYSDRTIFDDATMSFFGQGRDYAKRTGREDIIAFLKEGFASLSGIEYEIEKSYGVGVVHFTYGILKYTYSPKIEGEIRSLSMELPLAIVLEIKDGKIVRHQDVADYTEWYKQYQSQIKE; encoded by the coding sequence ATGAAAAAAGATTTGCTATTTACTCTCTTTATATGTGTTGGGTTTATTTCTACGGTTGCTCAAAATACTACTGAAACGGCAGCTAAATACCTTGATATGTATACCTCTATGAAATTTGACGAAATAGGAGAATTCTATAGTGATAGGACCATCTTCGATGATGCTACCATGTCTTTTTTTGGACAAGGTAGGGATTATGCTAAGAGAACTGGAAGAGAGGATATAATAGCTTTTCTGAAGGAAGGATTTGCTAGTTTATCAGGGATTGAATATGAAATAGAGAAGTCATATGGAGTAGGAGTAGTACACTTTACCTATGGGATTTTGAAGTACACCTATTCCCCTAAGATTGAAGGAGAAATCCGATCACTTTCAATGGAACTACCACTAGCTATTGTGCTTGAGATAAAGGACGGAAAGATCGTTCGCCATCAAGATGTTGCAGACTATACTGAGTGGTATAAACAATATCAAAGTCAGATTAAGGAATAG
- a CDS encoding alpha/beta hydrolase-fold protein has translation MKKSFAGILFHLFVLNLTIAQLNRASLENTQSFEFFSAEVKDSFNISVAFPYDYHQSNKDYTTLYVLDANVTFGMVRDIQLLMSFEPENKPLLIVGIGYKDFNNWLSNRSRDYVNKVSDLDQGSKFLSFLKNELIPHIDMEYRTSAKKIIYGHSTAGLFGLSVLLNTTLFDGYIITSPSIDEDKNYIIDLEESNKTRKLVGKIFISYGSKEDELFKQKCFQFIEKLKSRNHQKLYIMSTESKGSHMTSMAPSFVEGLQFVTKE, from the coding sequence ATGAAAAAATCATTTGCAGGAATACTATTCCACTTGTTCGTTCTAAATCTTACTATAGCTCAGCTCAATCGAGCTAGCCTCGAGAACACCCAATCTTTTGAGTTCTTCTCAGCAGAAGTGAAAGATTCTTTCAATATCAGTGTGGCATTCCCATATGATTATCATCAATCCAATAAGGATTATACCACACTATATGTGCTTGATGCAAATGTCACATTCGGGATGGTTAGAGATATTCAATTGCTTATGTCATTTGAGCCTGAAAATAAGCCCTTACTGATTGTGGGCATTGGATATAAAGACTTTAACAATTGGCTTTCAAATCGATCTCGGGATTACGTTAATAAAGTCTCTGATTTAGATCAAGGCTCAAAATTTCTATCGTTTCTCAAAAATGAATTGATACCCCATATTGACATGGAGTATCGAACCTCGGCCAAAAAAATTATATATGGCCATTCTACTGCTGGATTATTTGGCTTGAGTGTATTGCTTAACACGACCCTATTTGATGGATATATAATAACCAGCCCTTCAATTGACGAGGATAAGAACTACATTATTGATTTAGAAGAAAGTAACAAAACTAGGAAACTGGTTGGGAAGATATTTATCTCCTATGGGAGCAAAGAAGATGAGCTCTTCAAACAGAAATGCTTTCAATTCATTGAGAAATTAAAATCAAGAAATCATCAAAAGCTCTATATTATGTCTACTGAATCAAAGGGCTCTCACATGACTTCAATGGCTCCTTCTTTTGTAGAAGGGTTGCAGTTTGTTACTAAAGAATAG
- a CDS encoding helix-turn-helix domain-containing protein — translation MDVEKAISVLGIVQGLFILTLIAPSIKTSKSAFYGFMLILVFIVDLSTFFLIRNGLIAKFWFFAGFGETTLFLYGPVLYLYVESILDVSSTGFKERVLHFIPALVIFILLSPFFMAEITYSALIAWQNSFQMTVGDYRLSSLVLNNIWYSHAILYLSLCFRLLRDFKKKHIGNTSVSNLEARRTQIKWIKYLIMGYSAFPAFGLSMILFNLFFDTAANSFSLLNGFLVFHIFGISYIGFTNQKLLINPSGMLKYRKSTLNNETVDNCVDKLEQYFENKSPYLNESLTQRMVADELDMNLHHISQAINDRFGYGFNDFVNNYRIELAKKFIVSPEKSIYTIEAIANEVGFKSKPTFYTAFKKKEGITPSEFKKKKHYINDFT, via the coding sequence ATGGACGTTGAAAAAGCTATTTCGGTACTTGGTATAGTTCAAGGATTATTTATTCTCACTCTTATAGCTCCAAGTATTAAGACTAGTAAATCTGCATTTTATGGTTTTATGCTAATACTGGTGTTCATTGTAGATCTCTCTACTTTTTTCCTTATTAGAAACGGGTTAATCGCTAAGTTTTGGTTTTTTGCTGGATTTGGGGAGACAACTTTATTTTTATACGGCCCAGTTCTTTACCTATATGTTGAATCTATATTAGATGTGTCTTCAACGGGATTTAAAGAGAGAGTACTTCACTTTATTCCCGCTCTTGTCATTTTTATTCTATTATCGCCATTTTTTATGGCCGAAATCACTTATTCAGCACTTATTGCTTGGCAAAATAGCTTTCAAATGACTGTTGGAGATTATAGATTGAGCTCACTGGTACTTAATAATATCTGGTATTCGCATGCAATTTTGTATTTATCACTATGCTTTCGATTACTTAGAGATTTTAAGAAGAAGCACATCGGGAATACTTCCGTTTCTAACCTGGAAGCAAGGAGGACTCAGATTAAATGGATCAAGTATTTGATTATGGGCTATTCAGCTTTTCCGGCATTTGGTCTTTCCATGATTTTATTTAATCTGTTCTTTGATACAGCAGCGAATTCCTTCTCACTTCTTAATGGGTTTTTAGTTTTTCATATTTTCGGTATCAGTTATATCGGATTTACTAATCAAAAACTTCTAATCAACCCATCTGGTATGTTAAAATACAGGAAGTCTACATTGAATAATGAGACAGTTGATAATTGTGTAGACAAGCTTGAGCAATATTTTGAAAATAAATCCCCATATCTAAATGAAAGCCTGACTCAGAGAATGGTAGCAGACGAACTAGATATGAATTTACATCACATCTCACAAGCAATTAACGATCGCTTTGGTTATGGATTTAATGACTTTGTGAATAACTATCGAATAGAATTGGCCAAGAAATTCATTGTCTCACCTGAGAAGAGTATATATACGATTGAAGCAATAGCCAATGAGGTTGGATTCAAATCAAAGCCAACTTTCTATACAGCATTTAAAAAGAAGGAAGGAATCACTCCTTCAGAGTTTAAGAAGAAGAAACACTATATAAATGATTTCACATAG
- a CDS encoding OmpA family protein, producing the protein MKSSIIIFFVFLSIGTIAQVTFESNGIPVDSLNTYYGQNYLTLDPVSRRIAFTQDRSGLSDSFIEEQNIDGQEIILFTDWLDTPGMVSPIGFSDQWIYFNKVTLELGVYKGEVYRTESANMKPQRVDVPFLKNKSSVQSGCISKDGKYMILSMESNNTYGVEDLYVVKRKADGSWDSPKNLGYSLNTEFQEVTPFLAEDNRTLFFATNGRGGEGSFDIFYSVRQDNSWRNWSAPINLGDRVNTTGAETSFGYLDGDQWAYYVSSQDSDGYGDIMRVKFQEEIEEDTTQLEEVFISQDEDMPEMPSSILLKVVDSKSGEVLPAEMIVGDVKRMEVNGLFKIDSLTGEEAELKSLGYLPSVITLDEQLMIGENIIELASVAKGSVITLDHVLFHRGTSSMIEGSEKELNLVVEVMNDNPKIKILLKGHTDNTGDPVKNIQLSEARVKSVKEYIINQGISPYRVSGKGFGGNQPIASNESEETRKLNRRVEFEVVED; encoded by the coding sequence TTGAAAAGTTCAATAATAATCTTTTTCGTCTTTTTGAGCATAGGCACTATAGCTCAGGTAACCTTTGAAAGTAATGGGATTCCGGTGGATTCATTAAACACTTACTATGGCCAAAATTACTTGACTCTTGATCCGGTATCCAGAAGAATAGCTTTTACGCAAGATCGTAGTGGTTTGTCCGACTCATTTATTGAGGAACAAAATATCGATGGGCAGGAAATAATTCTTTTTACAGACTGGCTGGATACACCGGGTATGGTGAGCCCTATTGGCTTTTCTGATCAATGGATATATTTTAATAAAGTGACGTTAGAATTAGGTGTTTACAAAGGGGAGGTTTACCGCACAGAATCTGCCAATATGAAACCGCAGCGTGTCGATGTTCCATTTTTAAAAAATAAGTCATCAGTACAAAGTGGCTGTATCTCAAAGGATGGGAAATACATGATTCTTAGTATGGAATCAAATAACACGTACGGTGTTGAGGATTTGTATGTGGTAAAGAGAAAAGCAGATGGAAGTTGGGATAGCCCAAAAAACTTAGGCTACTCTTTAAACACAGAATTTCAGGAAGTCACACCTTTTTTAGCCGAGGATAATCGCACTTTGTTCTTTGCTACAAATGGAAGAGGAGGAGAAGGAAGTTTTGATATTTTCTATTCTGTCCGCCAAGATAACTCCTGGAGAAATTGGAGTGCACCAATAAACCTAGGCGATAGGGTAAACACAACCGGCGCTGAAACTTCTTTTGGCTATCTGGACGGTGATCAGTGGGCGTACTATGTTAGTTCTCAGGACAGTGATGGATATGGAGATATCATGCGGGTTAAGTTTCAGGAAGAAATTGAAGAGGATACCACTCAGTTAGAAGAGGTGTTTATTTCTCAAGATGAGGATATGCCTGAAATGCCTTCTTCAATCTTATTGAAAGTAGTGGATTCCAAGAGTGGAGAGGTGCTGCCTGCTGAAATGATTGTGGGAGATGTCAAAAGAATGGAAGTAAATGGATTATTTAAGATTGATTCGCTGACAGGAGAGGAAGCAGAATTGAAATCCTTAGGATATCTTCCTAGTGTAATAACATTAGATGAACAATTGATGATAGGAGAGAATATCATTGAGCTGGCTTCTGTGGCAAAAGGAAGTGTGATTACCTTGGATCATGTATTATTCCATCGAGGAACATCAAGCATGATAGAAGGATCAGAGAAAGAACTGAACCTTGTGGTGGAAGTAATGAATGATAACCCTAAGATCAAGATTTTGCTTAAAGGACATACGGATAACACTGGCGATCCAGTAAAGAATATTCAGCTTTCAGAAGCAAGAGTAAAATCCGTAAAGGAATACATTATCAATCAAGGTATTAGTCCTTATCGTGTAAGTGGGAAAGGATTTGGAGGAAATCAACCAATAGCTAGTAATGAATCTGAAGAAACGAGAAAGTTAAACAGGAGGGTGGAGTTTGAAGTGGTGGAAGATTAG
- a CDS encoding DNA-3-methyladenine glycosylase, whose product MVLEINTSVYEKLPRSFYQREDVVEIAKDLLGKVLVTHMDGILAAGKIVETEAYCGRGDKACHANGKRTPRTEVMYGDGGYAYVYLCYGIHHLVNVVTNVEGKADAVLIRALEPLVGMDEMMERRKFTKAKLSSGPGTLSQAMGISTELTGTDLLEDRMWIVEPEEKEKMEILSDTRIGVEYAEEDALKPWRFVIADNNYVSKKVNKKRKSG is encoded by the coding sequence ATGGTTCTCGAAATTAATACATCCGTTTACGAAAAACTCCCAAGATCGTTTTATCAAAGAGAGGATGTCGTGGAAATAGCAAAAGATTTACTCGGTAAGGTTCTTGTAACCCATATGGACGGGATTTTAGCAGCAGGTAAAATTGTGGAAACTGAAGCTTACTGTGGCAGAGGAGATAAGGCTTGTCATGCCAATGGAAAAAGGACTCCCCGAACAGAAGTAATGTATGGTGATGGTGGCTATGCTTATGTCTATTTATGCTATGGAATTCATCATTTGGTGAATGTGGTGACCAATGTTGAAGGGAAGGCTGATGCCGTTCTTATTCGCGCACTTGAGCCATTGGTAGGTATGGATGAAATGATGGAAAGAAGAAAATTTACAAAAGCGAAATTATCATCAGGGCCTGGAACTCTCTCGCAAGCTATGGGGATAAGCACAGAACTAACTGGGACTGATCTGCTAGAAGATCGTATGTGGATCGTTGAGCCGGAAGAGAAAGAAAAAATGGAAATATTATCGGATACAAGAATTGGAGTAGAATATGCAGAAGAAGATGCGTTAAAGCCTTGGAGATTCGTTATTGCTGATAATAACTATGTAAGTAAAAAAGTGAATAAAAAAAGAAAGTCCGGCTAA
- a CDS encoding DUF2911 domain-containing protein, producing the protein MKRITNLISLCVLVAFGATAQISTPQPSPAGSVSSTVGLTEIKIDYFRPGKKGRDIFGSGDQFLEQYGTVWRTGANSGTIISFSTDVKVAGQDVKAGEYQIVSIPGKSEWQMMLHTEMIGGDMTSYSEDKVAAKATVKTMMSDKVVERMTFQISDISADNTSANIHFAWDNHSFKVPVTVNFHDAVMKDITAKTQVNPQNYTAAANYYLETGENLEKALEWMNSYLAIGKNSGEFWHIHTKARILAKMGNKKEAIATAKDSMEKAKNFERGDFGYVKRNEDLISSLK; encoded by the coding sequence ATGAAAAGAATTACAAATCTAATCTCACTATGTGTTTTGGTAGCGTTTGGTGCCACAGCGCAGATTTCCACCCCTCAACCCAGCCCAGCTGGATCAGTAAGTTCAACAGTAGGCCTAACCGAAATCAAAATAGACTATTTCAGACCTGGTAAAAAGGGAAGAGATATCTTTGGAAGTGGTGATCAATTCCTTGAACAGTATGGTACTGTTTGGAGAACAGGGGCTAATAGTGGAACAATCATCTCCTTCAGCACAGATGTAAAGGTTGCAGGACAGGATGTAAAAGCTGGAGAATATCAAATCGTGTCAATTCCTGGAAAGAGTGAATGGCAAATGATGCTTCATACCGAAATGATCGGTGGAGATATGACAAGCTACAGTGAAGATAAAGTAGCTGCAAAAGCCACTGTTAAAACAATGATGAGCGATAAGGTAGTTGAAAGAATGACTTTCCAAATTTCAGATATTTCTGCTGACAATACTTCGGCAAATATCCATTTCGCATGGGATAATCATTCATTCAAAGTACCCGTTACAGTGAATTTTCATGATGCTGTAATGAAAGATATTACTGCTAAAACTCAGGTTAATCCTCAGAATTATACTGCTGCGGCTAACTATTACTTAGAAACTGGTGAAAACTTAGAAAAAGCTCTTGAGTGGATGAATAGCTATTTAGCTATTGGCAAAAATTCAGGTGAGTTTTGGCATATACACACCAAAGCAAGAATTCTAGCTAAAATGGGCAACAAGAAAGAAGCAATAGCTACTGCTAAGGACTCAATGGAAAAAGCGAAAAACTTTGAAAGAGGTGATTTCGGTTACGTTAAAAGAAATGAAGACCTAATTTCATCATTGAAATAA
- a CDS encoding sodium:solute symporter, which yields MNNLDLIVLFGTLLFIVAYGVYKTRGQKDIEGYLLGGNSMKWGTIGLSVMATQASAITFISTPGQAYESGMGFVQNYFGLPIALIVVSAVFIPIFYRLKVYTAYEFLEKRFDLKTRYLGAAIFLVQRGLAAGITIYAPAIIISSILHWDLTTTILGTGILVIIYTVSGGTKAVSITQKQQMAVIMAGMFAAFFMIIGYINDHTTFGGALEIAGNLGKLEAVNFSTDAGERYTIWSGLTGGFFLALSYFGTDQSQVQRYLGGTSAAESRMGLMFNALLKIPMQFFILFVGVMVYVFFIFYNPPIHFKEASVEIVENSEYAEEFNSLNNEYTLALGERKNAALNLAKESISDEQRQLFASELKEADAKSVQIRQQAKEVILKADETLETKDSDYVFLTFIITYLPHGLIGLLIAVIFSAAMSSTSSELNALASTTSVDFYKRAIKKDGSPHHYLNTSKVLTFAWGVLAILFAILAKNSENLIEAVNIIGSIFYGTVLGIFLVAFFFKRVMGNAVFIAALIAQTGVIVVHFMTEAGVFTLSYLWYNLIGCGSTIIISLIIQEITGHKKSAS from the coding sequence ATGAACAATCTGGACCTGATTGTGCTATTCGGCACGTTATTATTTATTGTAGCATACGGTGTTTATAAAACGAGAGGTCAGAAGGATATAGAGGGATATCTTTTGGGAGGAAACTCCATGAAGTGGGGAACCATTGGCCTTTCAGTAATGGCTACCCAAGCTAGTGCTATCACGTTTATTTCTACACCAGGTCAAGCTTATGAAAGTGGAATGGGGTTTGTGCAAAATTATTTTGGCCTCCCTATTGCCTTAATTGTGGTGTCAGCGGTATTTATCCCTATTTTTTATCGCCTTAAGGTATATACAGCCTATGAATTTCTTGAGAAAAGGTTTGATTTGAAAACAAGATATTTAGGCGCTGCAATTTTTCTCGTTCAAAGGGGATTAGCTGCTGGTATTACCATCTATGCACCTGCCATTATCATTTCCTCTATTCTTCATTGGGACTTGACTACTACTATATTAGGAACTGGTATTTTAGTTATTATCTACACAGTTTCTGGAGGAACTAAAGCTGTCTCCATTACACAAAAGCAGCAGATGGCTGTAATCATGGCAGGAATGTTTGCTGCTTTCTTTATGATTATAGGCTATATCAATGATCATACGACCTTTGGAGGAGCACTAGAGATAGCTGGAAACCTTGGAAAACTAGAAGCTGTAAACTTTAGTACAGATGCAGGAGAGAGATACACTATATGGTCAGGTCTTACAGGGGGCTTCTTCCTCGCACTTTCATACTTCGGGACAGATCAGTCTCAGGTACAGCGTTACTTGGGTGGTACAAGTGCCGCGGAAAGCCGGATGGGATTAATGTTCAATGCGCTCCTCAAAATACCAATGCAATTTTTTATACTCTTTGTTGGGGTAATGGTATATGTGTTTTTCATCTTCTACAATCCGCCGATTCATTTTAAAGAAGCTTCTGTAGAAATTGTTGAAAATTCTGAATACGCAGAAGAATTTAATTCATTAAACAATGAATATACACTTGCACTTGGTGAAAGGAAAAATGCAGCACTGAATCTTGCGAAAGAATCAATTTCAGATGAACAACGACAGCTTTTTGCTTCGGAACTGAAAGAAGCAGATGCTAAATCGGTTCAAATCAGGCAACAAGCGAAAGAAGTTATTTTAAAAGCTGATGAGACGTTGGAAACGAAGGACTCTGATTACGTATTTCTAACCTTCATCATCACTTATTTACCACACGGGCTGATAGGGTTATTGATTGCGGTAATCTTCTCCGCAGCTATGTCTTCTACTTCTTCTGAACTAAATGCATTGGCATCTACTACATCAGTAGACTTTTATAAGCGAGCTATTAAGAAAGATGGATCTCCTCATCATTACTTAAATACTTCCAAGGTTCTGACATTCGCATGGGGAGTACTCGCAATCCTGTTTGCAATCTTGGCAAAGAATTCAGAGAATCTCATTGAGGCAGTAAATATTATTGGCTCAATATTCTATGGAACAGTGCTAGGAATCTTTCTTGTTGCTTTTTTCTTCAAGCGGGTAATGGGTAATGCAGTCTTTATTGCTGCTTTGATTGCTCAGACAGGAGTTATTGTGGTCCACTTCATGACGGAAGCTGGTGTATTTACACTCAGCTACCTTTGGTACAACCTTATCGGATGTGGAAGTACTATTATTATCAGTCTAATCATTCAGGAAATTACCGGACATAAAAAAAGCGCAAGTTAA
- a CDS encoding PIG-L family deacetylase, with amino-acid sequence MKTRNLASYLVLAVFLFPILASSQKKYEPGEIRQKLEKLNVLGTVLYVAAHPDDENTRLIAYYANEELMRTAYLSATRGDGGQNLIGPEIREGLGLIRTQELLAARRTDGGQQFFSRANDFGYSKNPDETFTIWDREKVLADFVWAFRKFRPDIVVTRFNHDGRSHGHHTASAILAREAFKLSGDKDAFSDQLAYVDVWAPKKIFWNTGWWWFRNSDKDTTNLKKIDVGQYNTLLGESYSEIAARSRSMHKSQGFGSSGSRGEQIEYLEQWDGEETKEPFGGIDTSWERVKGSKEVAFYIKKAIDLYDETNPSLIVAPLMGAREALEKLDDDFWKEIKKKEINELIVAASGLYVSLRSDQPNYAIGDSISIALELVNRSNIDMNVEQLELSQWRNAISLKAPLLDNKPFFSEMNFVLPKGMKYTHPYWLREEGSLGMYTVNDQEKIGNPENAPAISGKITISLNGEEVVLNVPVVFKRTDPVEGEITEPIAIGPPVMVNVSGGVLVFADDQSKSVDVRVISGRSNAQGTVGLKAPKDWDISPSTYDFNLSQKGEEQIFSFTITPPSSSSEGLIEAQAEIGGRMYQKGLSVIDYGHIPKQTLYPKANVKVVKVDLKKRGNLIGYIEGAGDAIPQNLEQVGYMVEMLEKDDINQENLAKYDAVILGIRAFNTVDWLSYKNTDLFDYVKSGGNLIIQYNTSHRLVTQEIAPFPLKLSRDRVAVEDAPVKMLDSNHVTLNTPNKISQKDFEGWVQERGLYFPSEWSEEFVPILESNDPGESPKNGGLLVAKYGEGYYVYSGYSWFRELPAGVPGAYRIFVNLISLGK; translated from the coding sequence ATGAAAACCCGAAACCTTGCCAGTTATCTTGTACTGGCTGTCTTCTTATTCCCTATTCTGGCTTCTAGCCAAAAAAAATATGAACCGGGGGAGATTAGACAAAAACTTGAAAAGCTGAATGTACTTGGAACTGTACTTTACGTAGCTGCTCATCCAGATGACGAAAACACTCGACTGATCGCCTACTATGCCAATGAGGAGCTTATGAGAACAGCATATTTGTCTGCAACACGTGGGGATGGGGGGCAAAACTTAATAGGCCCGGAAATTAGAGAAGGCTTGGGGTTGATTAGAACTCAAGAACTACTTGCTGCGAGAAGAACAGATGGAGGACAACAGTTTTTTTCGAGAGCAAATGATTTTGGCTATTCAAAAAATCCTGATGAAACGTTTACCATTTGGGATAGAGAAAAAGTGTTGGCTGATTTCGTGTGGGCTTTTCGGAAGTTTAGACCGGATATCGTTGTAACAAGATTTAATCATGATGGAAGATCTCATGGCCATCACACCGCCAGTGCAATTTTGGCTAGAGAGGCATTCAAATTGAGCGGAGACAAAGATGCTTTTTCCGATCAGTTAGCTTATGTGGATGTTTGGGCTCCAAAGAAAATATTCTGGAATACCGGATGGTGGTGGTTCCGCAACTCTGACAAAGACACTACAAATTTGAAGAAAATTGATGTAGGACAGTACAATACATTATTAGGTGAATCATACTCTGAAATAGCAGCTAGAAGCAGAAGTATGCATAAGAGTCAAGGGTTTGGCTCATCAGGATCGAGGGGAGAACAAATAGAATATTTGGAGCAATGGGATGGCGAAGAGACAAAAGAGCCTTTTGGAGGAATCGATACATCATGGGAACGAGTGAAGGGATCTAAAGAAGTAGCATTCTACATCAAAAAAGCGATTGACCTTTACGATGAAACTAACCCCTCACTTATTGTGGCTCCATTAATGGGAGCGCGGGAAGCGTTAGAAAAACTAGATGATGATTTTTGGAAAGAAATAAAGAAAAAAGAAATCAATGAATTGATTGTGGCAGCCTCTGGATTATATGTCTCTCTGAGGTCAGATCAGCCCAATTATGCAATTGGTGACTCTATCTCCATTGCACTTGAGCTCGTTAATCGTAGTAATATAGATATGAACGTTGAGCAATTAGAGCTTTCCCAATGGAGAAATGCGATTTCACTTAAAGCTCCTCTCCTGGACAATAAGCCTTTTTTCTCGGAGATGAATTTTGTCCTTCCCAAAGGCATGAAATACACGCACCCTTACTGGTTAAGAGAGGAGGGAAGTTTAGGGATGTATACTGTAAATGATCAGGAGAAAATTGGAAACCCAGAGAATGCTCCGGCTATTTCTGGTAAGATTACTATCAGCCTCAATGGAGAAGAGGTAGTGCTTAACGTGCCAGTGGTATTTAAACGAACAGATCCGGTAGAGGGAGAAATTACTGAGCCTATAGCGATAGGACCTCCTGTGATGGTAAATGTATCAGGAGGCGTTCTTGTCTTTGCTGACGATCAATCAAAATCGGTAGATGTCAGGGTTATTTCTGGAAGAAGTAACGCTCAAGGTACAGTTGGGTTAAAAGCACCTAAAGATTGGGATATTTCTCCATCAACCTATGATTTTAATCTTTCGCAGAAAGGAGAAGAGCAAATTTTCAGTTTTACAATCACACCCCCTTCAAGTTCTTCAGAAGGTTTAATCGAGGCTCAAGCGGAGATTGGGGGTAGAATGTACCAAAAAGGATTGTCTGTGATAGACTATGGTCACATACCTAAACAGACATTATATCCAAAGGCTAATGTGAAAGTAGTGAAAGTAGATTTAAAGAAAAGGGGAAATCTTATAGGCTACATCGAAGGCGCAGGCGATGCAATTCCTCAAAATCTTGAGCAGGTTGGATATATGGTGGAAATGCTTGAAAAGGACGACATCAATCAAGAAAATCTTGCAAAATACGATGCGGTAATATTAGGTATTAGGGCTTTTAATACGGTTGACTGGTTGTCTTATAAAAACACAGATCTGTTTGACTATGTAAAGTCAGGGGGGAATTTGATCATTCAATACAATACCAGCCATAGACTTGTAACACAAGAAATTGCACCATTTCCCTTAAAGCTATCTAGAGATAGAGTAGCTGTAGAGGATGCCCCAGTCAAAATGCTTGATTCCAATCATGTCACATTAAATACTCCAAATAAAATCTCTCAAAAAGATTTTGAAGGATGGGTTCAGGAGCGCGGACTTTATTTTCCAAGTGAATGGTCTGAGGAATTTGTACCGATCTTGGAGAGCAATGATCCAGGTGAAAGTCCAAAAAATGGAGGCCTATTAGTCGCAAAGTACGGAGAAGGATACTATGTATACTCAGGGTATAGCTGGTTTAGAGAATTACCAGCAGGGGTACCAGGAGCCTATCGAATTTTTGTAAACTTGATATCACTAGGTAAATGA
- a CDS encoding sensor histidine kinase, whose translation MRIREWLIPPKSLDEIAKKEIASLLKQVLVVVPVVSIIVSLTFLINDQVAVGRLILLIPIISIICQRMLALGHIHFAMITTLLTLTSITTSVAIQTQGLHSTAIVVFPVIVLFSSLIMNLKGVVVITTSIIVCLGIITLTSPPIISINDKSTFQHIRDYVIVASILLTNVFVTISFTSLTKRSLRRATEELGNQEKIKKNIQESLMIKKKLLREVHHRVKNSLAMVNSLIELEAMIIQGGKNEFQALKDMVQTIGRAHDPLYQDQEYGKVPIKSYVEKISSNFSQTNNLEEIEMDIEDGPLSHENALSLGIILQGVFSLLKALEIKKATIKIELDNSKSEMILAAKLTTPKELITEQFLETALIHMLVSEQNGHIRYINKNINISLPLSQREAQ comes from the coding sequence ATGAGAATAAGAGAGTGGTTAATTCCTCCAAAATCGCTTGATGAAATTGCTAAAAAAGAAATAGCATCTCTTCTAAAGCAAGTACTAGTAGTGGTACCCGTCGTTTCGATTATCGTTTCACTTACGTTTCTGATAAATGATCAGGTTGCTGTTGGAAGATTGATACTATTAATCCCTATCATATCTATCATCTGTCAGCGAATGTTAGCTCTAGGTCACATCCATTTTGCGATGATCACTACACTATTAACGCTTACTTCTATCACAACTTCAGTGGCTATACAAACCCAAGGACTTCATAGTACTGCAATTGTGGTCTTTCCTGTTATTGTACTGTTCTCAAGCTTGATAATGAACCTCAAAGGAGTTGTGGTCATCACCACATCTATTATTGTTTGTCTAGGTATAATTACTTTGACAAGCCCACCCATTATCAGCATAAACGATAAATCAACGTTTCAACACATCAGAGACTATGTCATTGTCGCAAGCATTTTATTAACCAATGTCTTTGTTACCATAAGCTTTACCAGCTTAACGAAGCGATCTCTAAGAAGGGCTACTGAGGAGTTAGGGAATCAAGAAAAGATCAAAAAAAATATTCAAGAAAGCCTAATGATCAAAAAAAAATTATTGCGCGAAGTACACCATCGGGTGAAAAATAGCCTAGCAATGGTCAACAGCTTGATAGAACTGGAGGCTATGATCATACAAGGTGGAAAGAATGAATTTCAAGCGTTAAAAGACATGGTTCAAACCATCGGGCGTGCACATGATCCTCTTTATCAAGATCAAGAGTATGGGAAAGTTCCCATTAAGTCCTATGTTGAAAAAATATCTTCCAATTTCTCTCAAACAAATAACCTTGAGGAGATAGAGATGGATATTGAAGATGGTCCATTATCACATGAAAATGCACTCTCATTGGGAATTATACTACAGGGAGTATTTTCACTGCTAAAAGCTTTAGAAATTAAAAAAGCTACTATTAAAATTGAGCTAGATAATTCAAAATCAGAAATGATTTTAGCAGCTAAACTAACTACACCAAAAGAATTGATTACAGAACAGTTCCTAGAGACAGCACTTATTCATATGCTCGTATCTGAACAAAATGGACATATCAGATACATCAATAAAAATATTAACATTAGCCTTCCTTTGAGCCAAAGGGAAGCACAATGA